The proteins below come from a single Arthrobacter sp. B1I2 genomic window:
- a CDS encoding deoxyguanosinetriphosphate triphosphohydrolase, translating into MGKTRAAGTPTAALALPGYDTHDSARWVEEPPKSTYRSDFERDRARVLHSSALRRLGAKTQVVAPDTDDFVRTRLTHSLEVAQVGRELGRALGCDPDVVDTACLSHDLGHPPFGHNGESALNEVAHAVGGFEGNAQTLRLLTRLEPKVLTADGQPAGLNLTRASLDAASKYPWSALEAPVIHGRRTSKFGAYEDDLPIFNWIREGAPERRTCLEAQVMDLADDISYSVHDVEDAIVAGHFQLRWMDNPDHRARVVGYAKQWYLPHNDPAAIDAALARLEATDVWVREADGSRKSMGALKNMTSQLIGRFCQSALETTRAVYGPENLTRYNAELMVPDETVMEIAVMKGLATTFVMTTEHRQPIYERQREVLHALVTALSATGDRHLEPMFAADWRDAPDDGARLRVVIDQVASLTDGSALAMYERLVGSLPSLW; encoded by the coding sequence GTGGGTAAGACTCGTGCGGCCGGAACCCCCACCGCCGCCCTGGCACTGCCCGGCTACGACACCCATGATTCCGCCCGCTGGGTGGAGGAGCCGCCCAAAAGCACCTACCGCTCCGACTTTGAACGGGACCGTGCCCGGGTGCTGCACTCCTCGGCCCTGCGCCGGCTGGGCGCCAAAACCCAGGTAGTGGCACCGGACACTGACGACTTCGTCCGCACCCGGCTGACCCACAGCCTGGAAGTGGCGCAGGTGGGCCGCGAGCTGGGCCGGGCCCTGGGCTGCGACCCGGATGTGGTGGACACGGCCTGCCTCAGCCATGACCTGGGGCACCCGCCCTTCGGCCACAATGGGGAATCGGCGCTGAACGAGGTGGCGCACGCTGTCGGCGGCTTCGAAGGCAACGCCCAGACCCTCCGCCTGCTCACCCGGCTCGAACCCAAGGTGCTCACGGCTGACGGCCAGCCCGCCGGACTGAACCTCACCCGCGCAAGCCTTGACGCGGCGTCGAAATACCCGTGGTCCGCCCTGGAAGCTCCGGTGATCCATGGCCGGCGGACCAGCAAGTTCGGCGCCTACGAGGACGACCTGCCCATCTTCAACTGGATCCGCGAGGGTGCCCCGGAACGACGGACCTGCCTGGAAGCGCAGGTCATGGACCTGGCGGACGACATCTCCTACTCGGTGCACGACGTGGAGGACGCGATCGTTGCCGGCCACTTCCAGCTGCGCTGGATGGACAACCCGGACCACCGCGCCCGGGTGGTGGGATACGCCAAGCAGTGGTACCTCCCGCACAACGATCCTGCCGCCATCGACGCCGCGCTGGCACGGCTGGAGGCTACGGACGTGTGGGTGCGCGAGGCTGACGGCAGCCGCAAGTCCATGGGAGCCCTGAAGAACATGACCAGCCAGCTGATCGGCCGGTTCTGCCAGAGCGCCCTGGAGACCACCCGCGCCGTGTATGGTCCGGAAAACCTCACCCGCTACAACGCCGAGCTCATGGTGCCGGATGAGACCGTCATGGAAATCGCGGTGATGAAGGGCCTGGCCACCACCTTCGTGATGACCACGGAACACCGCCAGCCCATCTACGAGCGCCAGCGGGAAGTACTCCACGCCCTGGTCACAGCCCTCAGCGCCACCGGGGACCGGCACCTGGAACCGATGTTCGCTGCAGACTGGCGTGACGCGCCCGACGATGGCGCGCGCCTTCGCGTGGTCATCGACCAGGTGGCATCCCTCACCGACGGTTCCGCCCTGGCGATGTACGAGCGCCTGGTGGGGAGCCTGCCCTCGCTGTGGTGA
- a CDS encoding FAD:protein FMN transferase has product MAGSDTAGPKEAVPRPTESTAQSSWTVWQLEASVTVTDPGTLAAAEGIVRDVVAAVDLACSRFRSDSELLGLQPRMARGVTVSPMFRLLLERALDAAAMTNGDVDPTLGADLAALGHGPGMEDRQGLLSVEVSPLPASSEPPAPRVPGWSRLRLDSTTLTLPADLRLDLGASAKAMAADLAAAAVHRKLGCGVLVSLGGDVASAGPGPQTQGKPGQWQILVQDLPADPAQQISVAPGFALATSSTQKRRWTHQGTHVHHILDPRFGLPAETVWRSVTVAAQTCLEANAFSTAAIVRGFAAVEWFRAEGIPARLVDSRGRVTTTGTWPAGGAGHG; this is encoded by the coding sequence GTGGCTGGGTCCGATACCGCAGGTCCCAAGGAGGCTGTTCCCCGGCCCACCGAAAGCACAGCCCAGTCCAGCTGGACGGTCTGGCAGCTTGAGGCATCCGTTACGGTTACCGATCCCGGAACGCTTGCCGCAGCGGAAGGCATTGTCCGGGACGTAGTGGCGGCTGTAGACCTCGCCTGCAGCCGTTTTCGCAGTGATTCCGAACTGTTGGGGCTCCAGCCCCGGATGGCGCGGGGCGTTACCGTGAGCCCCATGTTCCGGCTGCTCCTGGAGCGTGCCCTGGACGCCGCGGCAATGACCAACGGTGACGTCGACCCCACCCTCGGAGCAGACCTGGCCGCCCTTGGCCACGGCCCGGGGATGGAGGACAGACAGGGACTCCTGAGCGTGGAGGTATCGCCGCTGCCCGCGTCGTCGGAACCCCCGGCGCCACGGGTACCAGGCTGGTCCCGCCTGCGCCTTGACTCCACGACACTGACCCTCCCGGCCGACCTCCGCCTGGACCTGGGTGCGTCGGCCAAGGCCATGGCGGCGGATCTCGCCGCTGCCGCGGTGCACCGGAAGCTGGGCTGTGGGGTGCTCGTGAGCCTGGGCGGAGACGTGGCAAGCGCAGGGCCCGGACCACAGACACAAGGAAAGCCGGGCCAGTGGCAGATCCTGGTTCAGGATCTCCCAGCCGATCCCGCCCAACAAATCTCCGTGGCGCCGGGGTTTGCCCTGGCTACGTCCAGTACGCAAAAGCGCCGCTGGACGCATCAGGGGACACACGTCCATCACATCCTTGACCCCCGCTTTGGCCTTCCTGCCGAAACGGTCTGGCGCTCGGTAACCGTGGCGGCGCAAACCTGCCTGGAAGCAAACGCGTTCAGCACTGCGGCCATCGTCCGCGGCTTTGCGGCGGTGGAATGGTTCCGGGCCGAAGGAATCCCCGCCCGGCTCGTGGACAGCAGGGGCAGGGTCACCACCACCGGCACCTGGCCCGCCGGGGGTGCCGGTCATGGATGA
- a CDS encoding lysophospholipid acyltransferase family protein yields the protein MPWRPPSNDRFYRLIVRTGQFLRWALRLDIQATGMEHLPATGLPGGAPRQVTPGNGAVFAVTHFGYLDFAVLELILWRRDRAQLRFLVHQGAADHWLTGPAISASGHVVVGYTDRSDAYDAAVAKLREGEYLAVFPEAGVSRSFTVRECRTGAVRMAADANVPVIPVSIWGAHRVLTRGHGFSLRRSWRAPVRVHVGEPMMVEAGGDVEAATEVLRSTLQSGIDHCIAGFPLQPEPGAWWMPAHLGGSAPTDAERQLLDAADIAAGRRRAPRQSR from the coding sequence ATGCCCTGGCGTCCGCCGTCCAACGACCGTTTCTACCGGCTGATCGTCCGGACCGGGCAATTCCTGCGCTGGGCCCTGCGGCTGGACATCCAGGCAACAGGCATGGAACACCTGCCCGCCACGGGACTGCCCGGCGGGGCGCCCCGGCAGGTAACACCCGGGAACGGGGCGGTTTTCGCCGTCACGCACTTCGGCTACCTGGACTTTGCCGTACTCGAGCTGATCCTGTGGAGGCGGGACCGAGCCCAGCTGCGGTTCCTGGTCCACCAGGGCGCTGCGGACCATTGGCTTACCGGCCCCGCCATCAGCGCCAGCGGCCACGTGGTGGTGGGCTATACGGACCGCTCCGACGCCTACGACGCCGCCGTGGCCAAGTTGCGGGAGGGCGAGTACCTGGCGGTGTTCCCGGAGGCGGGGGTCAGCCGCAGCTTCACCGTCCGCGAGTGCCGAACGGGGGCTGTGCGGATGGCTGCGGACGCGAACGTTCCGGTGATTCCGGTATCCATCTGGGGCGCCCACCGGGTGTTGACCCGCGGGCACGGCTTTTCCCTGCGCCGCAGCTGGCGGGCCCCGGTGCGGGTCCACGTCGGTGAACCGATGATGGTTGAAGCTGGCGGTGACGTGGAGGCGGCCACGGAAGTGCTGCGCAGCACCCTGCAGTCAGGGATCGACCACTGCATCGCCGGCTTTCCGCTCCAACCCGAACCCGGGGCGTGGTGGATGCCGGCGCACCTGGGCGGCAGCGCCCCGACCGACGCCGAGCGGCAGCTCCTGGACGCCGCGGACATAGCTGCGGGCCGCCGTCGTGCTCCCCGCCAAAGCAGGTAG
- a CDS encoding RNA-binding S4 domain-containing protein — translation MSNPIDDVPIRDSMIRLGQLLKLANLVEDGVEATELIRNGLVKVNDEIDDRRGRQLHNGDTVTVNGRTVRVVAPEAD, via the coding sequence ATGAGCAACCCCATTGACGATGTCCCCATCCGCGACAGCATGATCCGGCTGGGCCAGCTGCTGAAGCTCGCCAACCTCGTGGAGGACGGTGTGGAGGCAACGGAGCTCATCCGGAACGGACTGGTCAAGGTCAACGATGAAATCGATGACCGGCGGGGCCGCCAGCTGCACAACGGCGACACCGTCACCGTCAACGGCCGGACCGTCCGCGTGGTGGCCCCCGAAGCGGACTGA
- a CDS encoding DMT family transporter has product MTSPPRLPVLAGLPLAVGSGLAIPVQGRINGALGARLNDGIAAAAVSFSTGLLVMIVISLVLPRGRAGLASILPAVRSRAFPRIYVVAGAIGALFVFAQSFTVGILGVALFTVATVTGQTVSGLLVDRLGIGPAGKKSVTGIRILGSVLTIAAVAWAVSPRFSGTGAGGTDGGPGSLVLPILLPVAAGFLMSFQQAMNGTATVHYGTPIAATLVNFVAGCTVLWAALAVKLAVAGPANPLPSEWWYYLGGPMGCVFIGLGALLVRSLGVLVTGLGMIAGQLLGSLALDLALPAPGTVVAPATILGTLLTLAAIVLATLPWPRGALRRQRPVR; this is encoded by the coding sequence ATGACCTCCCCTCCCCGCCTGCCGGTGCTCGCAGGCCTGCCCCTGGCGGTAGGCTCCGGCCTCGCCATTCCCGTCCAGGGCCGTATCAACGGGGCCCTGGGCGCCCGCCTCAATGACGGGATCGCCGCGGCTGCCGTGAGTTTCAGCACAGGCCTGCTGGTCATGATCGTCATTTCGCTGGTCCTGCCGCGGGGCCGCGCCGGTCTGGCCAGCATCCTTCCGGCGGTCCGCAGCCGGGCTTTCCCGCGCATCTACGTGGTGGCCGGCGCCATCGGCGCGTTGTTCGTTTTTGCCCAGTCCTTCACCGTGGGCATCCTGGGCGTGGCCCTTTTCACCGTCGCCACGGTTACCGGGCAAACCGTGAGCGGCCTGCTGGTGGACCGGCTGGGAATCGGACCGGCCGGGAAGAAATCCGTCACCGGCATCCGCATCCTCGGCTCTGTCCTGACCATCGCCGCCGTCGCCTGGGCGGTCTCGCCCCGGTTCAGCGGCACCGGGGCGGGCGGAACCGACGGCGGTCCGGGCTCCCTGGTGCTTCCCATCCTGCTCCCGGTGGCCGCGGGCTTCCTCATGAGCTTCCAGCAGGCCATGAACGGCACAGCCACCGTCCACTACGGCACCCCGATCGCGGCCACGCTGGTCAACTTCGTGGCAGGCTGCACGGTGCTCTGGGCCGCGCTCGCGGTGAAGCTGGCGGTGGCCGGTCCCGCCAACCCGCTGCCCTCCGAATGGTGGTACTACCTGGGCGGTCCCATGGGCTGCGTTTTCATCGGACTCGGCGCCCTGCTGGTCCGCAGCCTCGGCGTGCTGGTCACCGGGCTGGGCATGATCGCCGGCCAGTTGCTCGGCTCGCTGGCACTGGACCTTGCGCTGCCCGCCCCGGGCACCGTCGTCGCTCCGGCCACCATCCTGGGAACACTGCTGACCCTGGCCGCTATCGTCCTGGCAACCCTCCCCTGGCCGCGGGGCGCGCTCCGCAGGCAGCGGCCGGTACGCTAG
- a CDS encoding YibE/F family protein — protein MAARSKANRILAAVLIPLALLTLAGMAALWPSGSKEGVSLANPYSTAPGVTFDTGTIQNVVTESCQQGISQQGTNQQGPGQQGSSQQGSAQQPPGQGSDCTFAFTEPDKGGSPVKVVINPDVAASHGVKPGDQIRYLNLSNAQGATGSQGSPAYIFVDFVRTLPIVLLAVLYAAVVIAVARWRGLRALVGLVGAYFVLANFLLPGLVEGKPPLLLALVGSTVIMIGVLYFAHGFSARTSTALLGTIFGLAITALLAAWATDAANLAGVGSHDAATLVNTSANISISGVILCGLIISGLGVLNDVTITQSSAVWELYELAPASSARKLFTSAMRIGRDHIASTVYTIAFAYAGAALPILIIVMLYDRPLMDTLTSAELSEEVIRTLVGSIGLVLAIPVTTLIAVLVVKATGIKDTGPVGMEAGNGKHDGGQAHADDVADTGALAAAALEERSRRTAVEPLAAQPGREPATRRGRRADRG, from the coding sequence ATGGCTGCCCGCAGCAAGGCGAACCGCATCCTCGCCGCGGTGCTCATTCCGCTGGCACTGCTGACCCTGGCCGGGATGGCCGCACTCTGGCCCTCCGGCAGCAAGGAAGGGGTATCGCTCGCCAACCCGTACTCCACCGCTCCCGGGGTCACTTTCGATACGGGCACCATCCAGAACGTGGTGACGGAGAGCTGCCAGCAGGGAATCAGCCAGCAAGGAACCAATCAACAGGGGCCAGGCCAGCAGGGTTCCAGCCAGCAGGGTTCCGCGCAGCAGCCCCCGGGGCAGGGCTCGGACTGCACCTTCGCCTTCACCGAGCCGGACAAGGGCGGGAGCCCGGTGAAGGTGGTCATCAACCCTGACGTGGCCGCATCCCACGGGGTCAAGCCCGGGGACCAGATCCGGTACCTCAATCTCTCGAACGCCCAGGGCGCCACGGGGTCACAGGGTTCGCCGGCCTACATCTTTGTGGACTTCGTCCGCACGCTGCCGATTGTCCTGCTCGCCGTGCTCTACGCGGCGGTGGTCATCGCCGTCGCCAGGTGGCGCGGCCTCCGGGCCCTGGTCGGGCTGGTGGGCGCTTACTTCGTGCTCGCAAACTTCCTGCTCCCGGGCCTGGTGGAAGGCAAACCGCCGCTGCTGCTGGCCCTGGTGGGTTCCACCGTGATCATGATCGGGGTGCTGTACTTCGCCCACGGGTTCTCCGCCCGCACGTCCACCGCACTCCTGGGCACCATTTTCGGGCTGGCCATCACCGCCCTGCTGGCGGCCTGGGCCACGGACGCCGCCAACCTCGCGGGCGTGGGCAGCCATGATGCCGCCACGTTGGTGAACACCTCTGCAAACATCTCCATCTCCGGGGTGATCCTCTGCGGACTCATCATTTCCGGCCTGGGCGTCCTTAACGACGTCACCATTACGCAGTCCTCCGCCGTATGGGAGCTCTACGAACTGGCACCGGCCAGCAGCGCCCGGAAGCTGTTCACCTCCGCCATGCGGATCGGCCGCGACCACATCGCCTCCACCGTGTACACCATCGCCTTCGCCTATGCCGGTGCCGCGCTGCCCATCCTGATCATCGTCATGCTCTACGACCGGCCGCTGATGGACACCCTCACCAGCGCCGAACTCTCCGAGGAAGTCATCCGGACGCTGGTCGGATCCATCGGGCTGGTCCTGGCCATCCCGGTCACCACCCTGATTGCCGTGCTCGTGGTCAAGGCAACAGGGATCAAGGACACCGGGCCTGTGGGTATGGAGGCAGGGAACGGAAAGCACGACGGCGGGCAGGCCCACGCGGACGACGTCGCGGACACCGGGGCGCTCGCCGCAGCCGCGCTGGAGGAACGCAGCCGGCGCACCGCCGTCGAACCCCTGGCCGCCCAACCCGGGCGAGAGCCTGCCACCCGGCGGGGCCGCCGGGCCGACCGCGGCTGA
- a CDS encoding GNAT family N-acetyltransferase, whose product MAIEYREWRDGDDLALLEIWGDPDTAQARQFRGALAVSSNGRDGSPWRRCIVAEDVIDGVGIPVAAGVVYEASLHPERLWTYIEVARDHRRTGIGASLLTMLRREAEQAPSGVTKLRAKVEPGTAGAAFAEAFGLAPIQRSRLVVVEPGALRLPVFPARDDGGAASGENAGSDIVMDLATGSVELTDVVGRYYTSIHGWDSPGVLSVGQVQKLFLDELTGAHGAIVLRAEPESAFGAGVAPSRRGRIRAFAVSYAAPADPDTAPHTESHGTGGTGTETPTDVFVGHEPALAADDAAEAVRDMLALIAYQHPVMLELDDSMTALRAAVEPLLESGKARLAGPETLVVSD is encoded by the coding sequence ATGGCCATCGAATACCGCGAATGGCGGGACGGCGACGACCTGGCGCTCCTGGAAATCTGGGGTGACCCGGACACCGCCCAGGCCCGGCAGTTCCGCGGCGCCCTTGCCGTTTCCTCCAACGGGAGGGACGGCAGCCCGTGGCGCCGCTGCATCGTGGCCGAGGACGTCATCGACGGCGTCGGCATCCCGGTGGCGGCCGGCGTCGTCTATGAAGCGTCCCTGCACCCGGAACGCCTGTGGACCTACATCGAAGTGGCAAGGGACCACCGCCGGACGGGGATCGGGGCCAGCCTCCTGACCATGCTGCGGCGCGAAGCCGAACAGGCGCCGTCGGGCGTCACCAAGCTGCGCGCCAAGGTGGAGCCCGGCACCGCCGGTGCCGCCTTCGCCGAAGCGTTCGGGCTGGCGCCCATCCAGCGTTCCCGTCTGGTGGTGGTGGAGCCCGGCGCCCTGCGGCTGCCTGTGTTCCCGGCCAGGGACGACGGCGGCGCGGCCAGCGGCGAGAACGCCGGCTCGGACATCGTGATGGACCTGGCCACCGGTTCCGTGGAGCTGACCGACGTGGTGGGCCGGTACTACACCTCCATCCATGGCTGGGATTCCCCGGGCGTGCTGTCCGTGGGGCAGGTGCAGAAGCTGTTCCTGGACGAGCTCACCGGAGCCCACGGCGCCATCGTGCTGCGGGCCGAGCCGGAATCGGCGTTCGGCGCCGGTGTGGCGCCGAGCCGGAGGGGCCGCATCCGCGCGTTTGCCGTCAGCTACGCGGCCCCTGCCGACCCTGACACCGCACCCCATACGGAAAGCCACGGTACCGGGGGCACAGGAACGGAAACCCCCACCGACGTTTTCGTAGGGCATGAGCCGGCGCTGGCGGCCGATGATGCTGCCGAGGCGGTCCGGGACATGCTCGCCCTGATCGCGTACCAGCACCCGGTAATGCTGGAACTGGACGATTCCATGACCGCCCTGCGTGCCGCCGTCGAGCCCCTCCTGGAAAGCGGCAAAGCACGGTTGGCGGGCCCGGAAACCCTGGTGGTCTCGGACTAG
- the dusB gene encoding tRNA dihydrouridine synthase DusB: protein MTVAATPPAPKLELPPLKLGPITVDTPVILAPMAGITNSAFRRLCREYGGGMYVAEMVTSRALVERTPESLRIISHDDDEKVRSVQLYGVDPGTVGAAVRMLVEENRADHIDLNFGCPVPKVTRRGGGSALPWKIDLFTSIVQTAVREASKGNVPLTIKMRKGIDDDHLTYLDAGRIARDAGVAAVALHGRTAAQFYSGKADWSAIARLREALPDIPVLGNGDIWSAEDAVRMVRETGVDGVVVGRGCQGRPWLFGDLQAAFEGSDVRHRPNLRQVAEGVYRHAELMVETFGDEGKALREIRKHMAWYFKGYVVGGELRTRLALVTSLEVLRDTLAELDLDSPYPGVDAEGPRGRAGSPKRPALPKDWLDSRALNEDQSRDIAAAELDVSGG, encoded by the coding sequence GTGACTGTTGCAGCAACTCCTCCCGCACCCAAGCTGGAACTCCCGCCCCTCAAGCTGGGACCCATCACGGTTGACACCCCGGTGATCCTGGCCCCGATGGCCGGCATCACCAACTCCGCCTTCCGCAGGCTCTGCCGTGAGTACGGCGGCGGCATGTACGTGGCGGAGATGGTCACCTCCCGCGCGCTCGTGGAGCGGACGCCCGAATCCCTCCGCATCATTTCGCACGACGACGACGAAAAGGTCCGTTCCGTCCAGCTGTACGGCGTGGACCCCGGCACCGTCGGCGCCGCCGTCCGGATGCTCGTGGAGGAGAACCGGGCCGATCACATCGACCTCAACTTCGGTTGCCCCGTTCCCAAGGTGACCCGGCGCGGCGGCGGCTCGGCCCTGCCCTGGAAAATCGACCTCTTCACCTCCATCGTGCAGACCGCCGTCAGGGAAGCCTCCAAAGGCAACGTTCCGCTGACCATCAAGATGCGCAAAGGCATCGACGATGACCACCTGACATACCTCGACGCAGGCCGCATCGCCCGCGATGCCGGTGTTGCCGCCGTCGCGCTCCACGGCCGCACCGCCGCGCAGTTCTATTCCGGCAAGGCCGACTGGTCCGCCATCGCCCGGCTCCGTGAAGCGCTGCCTGACATCCCGGTGCTGGGCAACGGCGACATCTGGTCCGCCGAGGACGCCGTCCGGATGGTGCGCGAAACCGGCGTGGACGGAGTGGTGGTTGGCCGCGGTTGCCAGGGGCGGCCGTGGCTCTTCGGCGACCTGCAGGCTGCTTTCGAAGGCAGCGACGTCCGCCACCGCCCCAACCTGCGCCAGGTGGCGGAGGGCGTCTACCGCCACGCCGAGCTCATGGTGGAGACTTTTGGCGATGAGGGCAAGGCGCTGCGGGAGATCCGCAAGCACATGGCCTGGTACTTCAAGGGCTATGTGGTGGGCGGGGAACTGCGCACCCGCCTGGCGCTGGTGACCAGCCTGGAGGTGCTGCGGGACACCCTGGCCGAGCTGGACCTGGATTCGCCCTATCCGGGGGTGGACGCCGAAGGCCCGCGCGGCCGCGCGGGCTCGCCGAAGAGGCCTGCCCTGCCCAAGGACTGGCTGGACTCCCGGGCCCTGAACGAGGACCAGTCCAGGGACATCGCCGCCGCCGAACTGGACGTCTCCGGTGGGTAA
- a CDS encoding alpha/beta hydrolase encodes MDHRDGEEPGMGNRGVSGAGTQGAGVRGAGISGAQDGGGVQAGQVPAAPAHQPILSVLEASGDTKGVVLVLHGGKAHSRDPVEARHLSPARMVPFARHLHRAGRKHGLAVWSLRNSVRGWNGPDMSPLQDARWALRQIAERHRDVPVFLLGHSMGGLTAVCAADHPQVEAVVALAPWLNPQTPATSVAGRKVLIIHGTTDHMTSPSQSLAFARRASADAASMQYVALRGVGHFMLRKIRVWQTLATGFIIKSFAESTGAGVRPPRAFTQLLPDSSVHVTL; translated from the coding sequence ATGGACCATCGGGATGGGGAGGAACCAGGCATGGGCAACCGGGGTGTGAGCGGGGCAGGGACCCAAGGGGCAGGAGTTCGTGGGGCCGGCATAAGTGGGGCACAGGACGGCGGCGGCGTGCAGGCCGGCCAGGTGCCGGCGGCCCCCGCCCACCAGCCAATACTGAGCGTCCTCGAAGCATCGGGGGACACCAAGGGCGTTGTCCTGGTCCTGCACGGCGGGAAGGCCCACAGCCGGGATCCGGTGGAGGCCCGGCACCTGAGCCCGGCCAGGATGGTCCCCTTCGCCAGGCACCTGCACCGCGCCGGCCGGAAACACGGGCTGGCCGTCTGGTCCCTGCGCAACAGCGTCCGTGGCTGGAACGGCCCCGACATGTCCCCGCTGCAGGATGCACGCTGGGCGCTGCGGCAGATTGCGGAACGCCACCGGGACGTTCCGGTCTTCCTGCTGGGCCACTCCATGGGCGGCCTGACTGCCGTATGCGCAGCGGACCACCCCCAAGTGGAAGCCGTTGTAGCGCTTGCCCCGTGGCTGAACCCGCAAACCCCCGCCACCAGCGTCGCCGGCAGGAAGGTCCTGATCATTCACGGCACCACGGACCACATGACCAGCCCGTCGCAGTCGCTCGCCTTCGCCCGCCGGGCTTCCGCTGACGCGGCGAGCATGCAGTACGTGGCGCTCAGGGGCGTTGGGCACTTCATGCTCCGCAAGATCCGCGTGTGGCAGACCCTTGCCACCGGGTTCATCATTAAATCCTTTGCCGAGAGCACGGGCGCCGGTGTCCGGCCGCCCCGCGCCTTCACCCAGCTGTTGCCGGACTCATCCGTCCACGTCACCCTCTAG
- a CDS encoding glycine--tRNA ligase: protein MAAKSVLDQVISLSKRRGFVFQAGEIYGGSRSAWDYGPLGAELKENIKRQWWQSMVRGREDVVGLDSSVILPRQVWEASGHVEVFSDPLVECLSCHKRYRADHLEEEYEEKKGRPAENGLKDIACANCGTRGQWTEPQEFSGLLKTYLGPVANEEGLHYLRPETAQGIFVNFNNVLTTSRKKPPFGIGQIGKSFRNEITPGNFIFRTREFEQMEMEFFVEPGTDEEWHQYWMKERMAWYTGLGIREENLRFYEHPKEKLSHYSKGTTDIEYRFGFQGSEWGELEGIANRTDFDLSTHAKASGTDLSYFNQATNERYTPYVIEPAAGLTRSFMAFLVDAYTEDEAPNAKGGVDVRTVLKLDPRLAPVKAAVLPLSRNEDLSPKAKALGAQLRKNWNIDFDDAGAIGRRYRRQDEIGTPFCITVDFDTLEDQAVTIRERDTMSQERVSLDKVEGYLAARLIGA, encoded by the coding sequence ATGGCAGCAAAATCCGTCCTCGACCAGGTCATTTCCCTCTCCAAGCGGAGGGGCTTCGTGTTCCAGGCCGGTGAGATCTACGGGGGCTCGCGTTCTGCCTGGGACTACGGGCCCCTGGGCGCGGAGCTGAAGGAAAACATCAAGCGCCAGTGGTGGCAGTCCATGGTCCGCGGCCGCGAGGACGTAGTGGGCCTGGACTCCTCCGTCATCCTGCCCCGCCAGGTATGGGAAGCCTCAGGCCACGTGGAGGTCTTCTCCGACCCCCTGGTGGAATGCCTTTCCTGCCACAAGCGCTACCGCGCGGACCACCTCGAGGAAGAGTACGAGGAAAAGAAGGGCCGCCCGGCGGAGAACGGCTTGAAGGACATCGCCTGCGCCAACTGCGGCACCCGCGGCCAGTGGACCGAGCCGCAGGAGTTCTCCGGCCTGCTCAAGACCTACCTGGGCCCGGTGGCCAACGAGGAAGGCCTGCACTACCTGCGCCCCGAAACCGCCCAGGGCATCTTCGTGAACTTCAACAACGTGCTCACCACGTCCCGGAAGAAACCGCCGTTCGGCATCGGCCAGATCGGCAAGTCCTTCCGCAACGAGATCACGCCCGGAAACTTCATCTTCCGCACCCGCGAGTTCGAACAGATGGAAATGGAGTTCTTCGTGGAGCCCGGCACCGATGAGGAATGGCACCAGTACTGGATGAAGGAGCGCATGGCCTGGTACACCGGCCTGGGCATCCGCGAGGAAAACCTGCGCTTCTACGAGCACCCCAAGGAAAAGCTCAGCCACTACTCCAAGGGCACCACGGACATCGAGTACCGCTTCGGCTTCCAGGGCTCCGAGTGGGGCGAGCTGGAAGGCATCGCCAACCGCACCGACTTCGACCTCTCCACCCACGCCAAGGCCTCCGGGACAGACCTGAGCTACTTCAACCAGGCCACCAACGAGCGCTACACCCCCTACGTCATTGAGCCCGCGGCCGGCCTGACCAGGTCCTTCATGGCGTTCCTGGTGGACGCCTACACCGAGGATGAGGCCCCCAACGCCAAGGGCGGCGTGGACGTCCGCACCGTCCTGAAGCTGGACCCGCGCCTGGCTCCGGTCAAGGCCGCTGTGCTGCCGCTGAGCCGCAACGAGGACCTGTCCCCGAAAGCCAAGGCCCTGGGCGCGCAGCTGCGCAAGAACTGGAACATCGACTTCGACGACGCCGGCGCCATCGGCCGCCGCTACCGCCGCCAGGACGAAATCGGCACCCCGTTCTGCATCACCGTGGACTTCGACACGCTCGAGGACCAGGCCGTCACCATCCGCGAGCGGGACACCATGAGCCAGGAACGCGTCTCCCTGGACAAGGTGGAGGGCTACCTGGCGGCACGGCTGATCGGCGCCTGA